A region of Sugiyamaella lignohabitans strain CBS 10342 chromosome A, complete sequence DNA encodes the following proteins:
- the AIM18 gene encoding Aim18p (hypothetical protein; the authentic, non-tagged protein is detected in highly purified mitochondria in high-throughput studies; null mutant displays elevated frequency of mitochondrial genome loss; GO_component: GO:0005739 - mitochondrion [Evidence IEA,IEA]; GO_component: GO:0005739 - mitochondrion [Evidence IDA] [PMID 14562095]; GO_component: GO:0005739 - mitochondrion [Evidence IDA] [PMID 14576278]; GO_component: GO:0005739 - mitochondrion [Evidence IDA] [PMID 16823961]; GO_function: GO:0016872 - intramolecular lyase activity [Evidence IEA]; GO_function: GO:0003674 - molecular_function [Evidence ND]; GO_process: GO:0008150 - biological_process [Evidence ND]; GO_process: GO:0008152 - metabolic process [Evidence IEA]) has translation MFRQSGRLATTTLRTRIGAGSRSFTSTATAQLRSRAVFGTTILSGVLVAYTGLQLLDPGMVNPIRLDSPPGKLTSETTVQPDTKVAFPNSISIDKDEFQLLGSGVRSVSFFFQVYAVGIYIAKDDINKVKQVLSSSVSADPAQIQAALLDDVRSGELISKLLAAGTRLSIRIVPVRKTDFGHLRDGFVRAIVGHPRFKQLPADNGGEGIGDLKKAFGRKRSVLKGQILYLNRSTDGKLSIEFYADTKESPDAHEVLGVVDEPLISELLFLKYLSGKNPSSESARQTSVDELSQLVAVH, from the coding sequence ATGTTTAGACAATCGGGGCGATTGGCCACGACAACGTTGAGGACTAGAATTGGCGCTGGAAGTCGGTCATTTACTTCTACAGCCACTGCTCAACTACGAAGTCGAGCGGTGTTCGGTACTACCATCCTAAGTGGTGTACTTGTGGCTTATACAGGACTACAACTGCTTGATCCAGGAATGGTGAACCCAATTCGACTCGATTCTCCGCCTGGAAAGTTGACTTCTGAAACTACTGTCCAGCCTGATACGAAAGTGGCATTTCCCAACAGCATATCTATCGACAAAGATGAGTTCCAACTGCTGGGATCTGGCGTCAGATCGGTCTCATTCTTTTTCCAGGTGTATGCTGTTGGAATTTATATTGCCAAAGACGATATCAACAAAGTGAAACAGGTGTTAAGTTCTTCTGTATCAGCCGACCCGGCACAAATCCAAGCTGCATTATTAGACGATGTTCGCAGTGGCGAGCTCATTTCTAAATTACTCGCTGCTGGTACTCGTCTGTCAATTCGAATTGTCCCTGTTCGCAAGACTGACTTTGGTCATTTGCGTGACGGATTTGTTCGTGCAATTGTGGGCCACCCGAGATTCAAGCAATTACCGGCTGACAACGGCGGCGAAGGTATCGGGGATCTTAAAAAGGCTTTTGGCCGCAAACGCTCGGTTCTTAAGGGCCAGATCCTCTACCTGAATCGTTCTACTGATGGAAAGCTTTCAATTGAGTTCTATGCAGACACTAAAGAGTCACCAGATGCCCACGAAGTCCTGGGTGTTGTCGACGAACCTTTAATCTCAGAACTGCTGTTCCTCAAATATCTCAGTGGCAAGAACCCATCCAGTGAGTCTGCCCGCCAAACTTCAGTTGATGAACTCTCACAGTTGGTTGCTGTTCACTGA